One Candidatus Paceibacterota bacterium DNA window includes the following coding sequences:
- a CDS encoding threonine--tRNA ligase has product MKIETIRHSLAHILAFAVWELNPKVKFGMGPAIENGFYYDFDSSFVPKDLPKIEKRMKELIKQNILFKKKIITKTEAKKIFKGQPYKLELINELPDSKATIYQSGKFIDLCKGPHIKSTNEIDPESFKLTKIAGAYWKGSEKNQMLTRIYGLAFTNKKELALRLQKEAEAEKRDHRLLGQKLGLFLFDEEVGAGLPIWKPKGTILRQIIEDYLHKELSSQGYQWITSPHIGKLELWKTSGHWNHYRENMYSPIKIEEEEYMLKPMNCPFAVKIYKSEIRSYKDLPIKYAELGTVYRYERSGVLHGLTRVRGFTQDDAHIICTPDQLSKEIENLLKFSFKILKTFGFKDYDIYLSTRPEKYAGNLKDWEKATNVLKYALQKLKLKWQLDQGGGVFYGPKIDIKIKDSLGRPWQCTTVQIDFNLTERFDIAYINEKGKKQKPFMIHRAILGSLERFIGVLLEHYAGSMPLWLSPEQIWVIPLGAKHEKYAKIITETLRAAGFRTQLKNENETVSKKIRTGEMQKIPYLLVVGDKEMKAKSVRVRERQKGDIGEIKVNKFIEKIKK; this is encoded by the coding sequence ATGAAAATTGAAACAATACGCCATTCTTTAGCCCACATATTAGCTTTTGCTGTCTGGGAACTGAATCCCAAGGTTAAGTTCGGCATGGGACCGGCAATTGAAAACGGCTTTTATTATGATTTTGATTCTTCTTTCGTGCCGAAAGACTTGCCAAAAATAGAAAAAAGAATGAAAGAGCTGATAAAACAGAATATTTTATTTAAAAAGAAAATAATTACAAAAACAGAGGCCAAAAAGATTTTTAAAGGACAGCCATACAAGCTGGAACTGATTAATGAATTGCCTGATAGCAAAGCCACTATTTATCAAAGCGGGAAATTCATTGATTTGTGCAAAGGACCCCACATTAAATCAACCAATGAAATAGACCCTGAATCTTTTAAATTGACAAAAATAGCTGGCGCATATTGGAAAGGTTCTGAAAAAAACCAGATGCTGACCAGAATCTACGGCTTGGCATTTACAAATAAAAAAGAATTGGCCCTTCGTCTTCAAAAAGAAGCTGAAGCTGAAAAAAGGGACCACCGTCTTTTGGGACAAAAATTAGGATTGTTTCTTTTTGACGAGGAAGTCGGAGCCGGCCTGCCCATCTGGAAACCGAAAGGAACCATATTAAGGCAAATTATCGAAGACTACCTGCACAAAGAATTAAGCTCGCAAGGCTACCAGTGGATAACCAGCCCCCATATCGGAAAATTAGAGCTTTGGAAAACTTCGGGCCATTGGAACCATTACCGCGAAAACATGTATTCCCCCATTAAAATCGAGGAAGAAGAATATATGTTAAAGCCGATGAACTGCCCTTTTGCTGTAAAGATTTACAAGTCAGAGATAAGAAGCTATAAAGACTTGCCGATAAAATATGCGGAATTGGGAACGGTTTACCGCTACGAAAGGTCAGGGGTGCTGCACGGCTTAACCCGAGTCAGGGGCTTTACCCAGGACGATGCCCACATTATCTGCACGCCGGACCAATTATCAAAAGAGATAGAAAACCTTTTGAAATTTAGCTTTAAAATATTAAAGACTTTCGGATTTAAAGACTATGACATTTATCTTTCCACAAGGCCGGAAAAATATGCGGGAAACTTAAAAGACTGGGAAAAAGCAACCAATGTTTTAAAATATGCTCTTCAGAAATTAAAGCTGAAATGGCAGTTAGACCAAGGAGGAGGAGTGTTTTACGGACCGAAAATAGATATAAAAATTAAAGATTCTCTGGGCAGGCCTTGGCAATGCACGACAGTCCAGATTGACTTCAATTTGACCGAACGTTTCGATATAGCGTATATCAACGAAAAAGGAAAAAAGCAAAAACCTTTCATGATTCATCGGGCTATCCTAGGTTCGCTTGAAAGGTTTATCGGAGTTTTGCTTGAACATTATGCCGGCTCTATGCCTTTATGGCTATCCCCCGAACAAATCTGGGTTATTCCTTTGGGAGCAAAACATGAAAAATACGCAAAAATAATTACCGAAACCCTGCGAGCTGCCGGTTTTAGAACGCAACTCAAAAACGAAAACGAAACCGTTTCAAAGAAAATCCGTACAGGAGAAATGCAAAAAATCCCCTATCTTTTGGTAGTCGGCGATAAAGAAATGAAAGCTAAATCAGTCAGAGTAAGGGAAAGACAAAAAGGAGATATCGGCGAAATAAAAGTCAATAAATTTATTGAAAAAATTAAAAAATAA